From Thermogladius calderae 1633, a single genomic window includes:
- a CDS encoding DUF120 domain-containing protein, producing MIALTGRVVSGLGEGALYVDLYRVFFIKYLEIDPFPGTLNIEVDNPVYVSEVLGMINPVRIPPPRPGLGGVLAYPGLIHNLRVYVVRPEKTNHPPRIVEIVSERYLRGYLRLKDGDPVTVVLLA from the coding sequence ATGATAGCCTTAACGGGGAGAGTAGTCTCCGGTCTCGGCGAGGGGGCTCTCTACGTAGACTTGTACAGGGTGTTTTTTATCAAGTATCTAGAGATAGACCCTTTCCCCGGCACCCTCAACATCGAGGTCGACAACCCCGTCTACGTAAGCGAAGTTCTCGGGATGATCAACCCCGTGAGAATACCACCGCCTAGACCGGGCCTCGGCGGCGTGTTGGCGTACCCGGGTCTAATTCACAACCTCCGCGTCTATGTTGTGAGACCCGAGAAGACGAATCACCCACCGAGGATAGTAGAGATCGTCTCCGAGAGGTATCTGAGAGGCTACCTCAGGCTGAAAGACGGGGACCCTGTCACGGTTGTTTTACTAGCGTGA
- a CDS encoding ABC transporter ATP-binding protein, translated as MSSKTSAVRIVNFTKRFGSFTAVDNLNLEIYDREIFGFLGPNGSGKTTTLLTIATVYKPTSGDIYVYGHSVTKEDYEVRKLVGIAFQDPKALWIDKVQDLLEWHARVVGLSRVEAKNVVKEVLETLELWDHRNKYFYQLSGGTRKKVELAKVLIQRPRLAILDEPTAQVDVPTKHKLWDIIKMMRDEGSTIIIATNDMFEAEKVCERIGIIYKGRLVTVDTISGLKDKIPKGDVIEVTIEGDGLRDRLLSMLSEIGRVDYSGNVIRVFVERAEEKALFVADMLRSAGVKVKSLMIKEPTLDDVFMYFTGARLIESSQ; from the coding sequence ATGTCAAGCAAGACCTCAGCTGTTAGGATTGTGAACTTCACTAAGCGCTTCGGGAGCTTTACTGCCGTGGACAACTTGAACTTGGAGATATACGACAGGGAGATCTTCGGCTTTCTAGGCCCAAACGGCTCCGGTAAGACGACGACCTTGCTCACGATAGCGACAGTTTACAAGCCGACTAGTGGCGACATATACGTGTACGGACACAGCGTGACGAAGGAGGACTACGAGGTAAGGAAGCTTGTCGGGATAGCGTTCCAGGACCCAAAGGCGCTGTGGATAGACAAAGTACAGGACTTGTTAGAGTGGCATGCTAGAGTGGTCGGGCTCAGCAGAGTGGAGGCCAAGAACGTTGTTAAAGAGGTTCTGGAGACTCTCGAGCTGTGGGATCACAGGAACAAGTACTTCTACCAGCTAAGCGGGGGCACGCGCAAGAAAGTCGAGTTGGCCAAGGTACTCATCCAGCGGCCGCGGCTGGCTATACTGGACGAGCCCACGGCCCAAGTAGACGTGCCCACGAAGCACAAGCTCTGGGATATCATTAAGATGATGAGAGACGAAGGCTCGACTATAATAATCGCCACGAACGACATGTTCGAGGCCGAGAAAGTCTGCGAGCGGATCGGGATCATATACAAGGGTAGGCTGGTCACGGTCGACACTATTAGCGGCCTAAAGGACAAGATACCCAAGGGCGACGTAATAGAGGTCACGATCGAGGGCGACGGGTTAAGGGACAGGTTATTGAGCATGTTGAGCGAGATAGGTAGGGTCGACTACAGCGGCAACGTCATAAGGGTCTTCGTCGAGAGAGCCGAGGAGAAGGCCTTGTTCGTCGCGGACATGTTGAGGTCTGCCGGAGTTAAGGTAAAGTCGCTGATGATCAAAGAGCCCACGCTAGACGACGTCTTCATGTACTTTACGGGGGCGAGGCTCATTGAGAGCAGTCAGTAG
- a CDS encoding ABC transporter permease, translating to MRAVSSRDLVDLLHVIEWDVRKLRRQTLFVAMRTTWFILQVIVFGTSISLLVRSFPGLNYYDFYLLGVFTTLVYSVSIARGYEIADEFDEGIVEYHLALPVKRSTLALGRVLGGSVASFLFTLPMYAFIMFMIRPDNVFYVLVSLVAIYLFSAGVVGLVITVVLSVKSTDATDILMGVIDALLVRLSTVFYPAPIIAKVLPYYYASLANPISSVSDFLRVLFLPEYAVYASLPPQGQVAYIVGLAVGFSYLAIYVISHKLEAGGWR from the coding sequence TTGAGAGCAGTCAGTAGCCGAGACCTCGTAGACCTCCTCCACGTAATAGAGTGGGACGTTAGGAAGCTCAGACGCCAGACTCTTTTCGTGGCTATGAGGACAACGTGGTTCATACTACAGGTCATAGTATTCGGTACGAGCATCTCCCTGCTCGTCAGGTCCTTCCCGGGTCTCAACTACTACGACTTCTACCTCCTCGGCGTCTTCACGACGCTTGTCTACTCTGTCAGCATAGCTCGGGGTTACGAGATCGCAGACGAGTTCGACGAAGGTATTGTAGAGTACCACCTGGCGCTCCCGGTAAAGAGGAGCACGCTAGCCCTGGGGCGCGTCCTGGGAGGGTCGGTGGCCTCGTTCCTCTTCACCCTCCCAATGTACGCCTTCATAATGTTCATGATCAGGCCGGACAACGTCTTCTACGTCCTCGTATCTCTCGTAGCTATATACTTGTTCTCGGCGGGAGTAGTAGGTTTGGTAATAACGGTAGTCCTGAGCGTCAAGTCAACTGATGCCACAGACATCTTAATGGGGGTTATCGACGCCCTCCTCGTCAGGCTCAGCACGGTGTTCTACCCAGCACCGATAATAGCGAAGGTGCTACCCTACTACTACGCGTCTCTCGCCAACCCTATATCGAGCGTCTCCGACTTCCTAAGGGTTTTGTTCCTACCCGAGTACGCGGTCTACGCTAGCCTCCCACCCCAGGGCCAGGTAGCCTACATCGTGGGGCTCGCAGTGGGCTTCTCGTACTTGGCGATATACGTCATTTCGCATAAACTCGAGGCGGGTGGCTGGAGGTAA